The Gordonia iterans DNA window GTCGACGATGTCCGGCGTCCCCAGGACGCCGTCGACGCCGGGCCTCGACAGGGCGGTCGCCATGCGCTGGAGGAGGTCGTACCGGTCGGCCATCGCCATCGGATCGGACCCGATGCCGAGCGCACCCCGGGCCGGATGGTCGGCGGCGACGATCAGCAGCCGCCCGTCACCGCGCACCACCGGCCGCCGGGCACGCTCGGCGAGCGTGCGGCCGAGCGCCGCTGGATCCTCCAGGCGGTTGCGGCGGAGCTGGACGAAGTCAGCGTCGGTGAGCGGGCCAGGCGTGATGAGTGGCGGCAGCGACAGCGCGGTCATGAATCGAGCTCCTCAAGGATGTTCTCCACCTCGTCGGTGGTCGGCATGGCGGTCGAGCACTCGCGGCGGGAGGCGACGATCGCTCCGGCCACGTTCGCGAAACGGAGGATCCGCTCCAGGTCCCAACCCTGCAGCAGGCCGTAGCAGAAGGCGCCGCCGAAGCTGTCGCCCGCACCCAGCCCGTTGACGACGTCCACGAAGTACGGCGGCACCTCCACGCGCTCGTCGCGAGTCTTGGCCAGCACGCCCTTCGGCCCCTGCTTGACGACGGCCAGTTCCAGTCCGCGCTCGAGGAGTGCGTCGGCGGCGCGATCGGGTTCGGTCTCACCGACCGCGACCTCGCACTCCTCCTTGTTCCCGATGGCGATCGTGACGTGGTCGAGCGCCTTGCCGACCTCCTCGGACGCCTCCTGTGCCGAGTTCCAGAACATCGGCCGGTAGTCGAGGTCGAGAATCGTGCGGGCCGCCCTGGCCGATCGATCAGCCTCGCTCACGCGCTCCCGGGCGCGCGCCTCCCAGGCGACGTGGTGAGCGGCTCGGCTCGGCTCGCGGGAGAGCCCGGTGACCGTCGACCAGTAGATGCGCGCGTTCGCGATCGCATCGAGGTCGAGGTCGCCGGCTTCGAGGGTCAGGTCGGGTGCAATCGGTTCACGGTAGAAGTACAGCGGGAAGTCGTCCGGCGGAAAGATCTCGCAGAACGTCACCGGGGTGTTCAGCCCGGACACCGTGCCCACGAAGCGGTCGTCGACGCCCAGGCGGCCGAGTTCCCGGTGGAGATAGCGCCCGAAGGCATCGTCGCCGGTCGCGGTGACGATCGCGGTACGCAACCCGTGCCGGGCGCCGGCGACGGCGACGTTGGCCGCGCTGCCGCCCAGATACTTGCCGAACGTCTCGACCTCTTCGAGACCGACGCCGTCCTGCAACGGGTAGATGTCGACGCCGATCCGGCCGACGGTGACCAGGTCGTAGGGTGCGGGTGTCGTCATCGAGTCGCGGCCCTTTCGTTACTGGCTGCCGAACGTGACGTCGGCAACAATTAGTCTATTTGTCAGTACAATCTAGCTACGCGTGGTTGATTTGTCCATAGGTTCTGAACAGGAGGTTTCCTGGGACCCCGAAGCACATCACCGTAGAGTATCGGAGGGTCGACGATATTGTCAGGACAATCGGGCGACCGGCCGAAACGCTGGACGCGAACACCGCAACCGACATGGCGGGGATTTGACCTAACATGACCAGGGTGAGCCCCACTGAGATCGACGTCGAGCTCGACCGACTGAGCCCCGTACCGCTGTACTTCCAGCTGGCCCAGGCAATGGAGCACGCGATCGTGGCCGGTCAGCTCCAGCCGGGCGATCGCATCGAGAACGAGATCGACCTGGCCAAGCGCCTGAACATGTCCCGGCCCACCGCCCGGCAGGCCATCCAGGCGCTCGTCGACAAGGGACTGCTGGTCCGCAAGCGTGGGGTCGGCACCCAGGTGGTGCGCAACGAGGTGCATCGAGCCGTCGAACTGACCAGCCTGTACGAGGATCTCGCCGATGCCCACCGGACTCCCACGACCGAATTGCTCGACTACCGGCTCGGCCCCGCCGACACCGAGGTCGCCGACGAGCTGGGCGTCGATCACGACGCCCCCGTGGTCGAGATGCGCCGGCTGCGGCTGGCCGACGGCGAGCCGATCGCCATCCTCACGAACTTCCTGCCCGCGGATTTCGCGCCGGCGCCGGACGAGCTCAGCCAGAAGGGCCTGTACCAGTGCCTGCGCTCGCGCGGCCTCACCATCCAGCTGGCGCGGCAGCGGATCGGCGCGCGCATCGCCGAAGGCGACGAGGCCCGGCTGCTCCACGAGGAGGAGGGCTGCGCCGTCCTCACCATGCAGCGCGTGGCCTTCAACGAGATGGGCAAGGCGATCGAGCTCGGCCGCCACGTCTACCGCTCGTCGCTCTACTTCTTCGACGTCTCCGTCCACAGCCGCTGACCGGAGTCGCGGTTTCCCGGTTCCCGAGCTCCGTGGTTTCGACTCGCTACGCTCGCTCAACCATCGAGGGGACACAGCCCTTCGGGCGGTTGAGCGAGCATCTCACTTCGGTGATTGAGCGAGCATCTCACTTCGGTGGTTGAGCGAGCGAAGCGAGTCGAAACCACGTCGACCACTTCGATGGTTTGAGCGAGCGCAGCCTTTCGACGGGGCTCAAGGGGCTAGTGCCTCGGGTCACCGAAGTCGGGCGAGTCGAAACCACCGCTCACGTGATGCGACGCGGATCGATCCCCCGACGCCGGGGCGCGGTGTCGATCCGGACATGCCCGGCGAGGACGGCGGCGCCGCCGGCCGAAGCGAGGATCGGTTCGAGCCGCAGCTCGCGGATCTCCGGGATCCGCTCACAGAGCGCCGACACCCGTTCAGCGATGTCGGCGAGCGCCTCGGTGTCGGCGGGTTCGGTGTGCGCGACGCCGGCCAGCAGCGGTGCGGCGCGCGGCGCGGCGATCAGCTGTCGCGCATCGTCCGGGCCGAGCGGCAACGCGCGGAAGGCGCGGTCGCCGAGCAATTCGGTGATCATGCCGGACAGCCCGAACGAGATCACCGAACCGAATGACGGGTCGTCGTGCACGGAGAGCACGCAGCCGATCCCCTTGGCGGCCATCCGCTGCACGTGCACGCGCGGGGATCCGGAGTCGGCGGCGAGATCGGTGTACGCACGCCGGACCTCTCTCGGGCGGTCCAGGTCCAAGCGCACGCCGCGCATGTCCGGCCGATTGCGCCAGCCCTCGCTCGTCGCCTTGAGCGCGACTGGATAGCCGAGTTCCTCCGCGCCGGCCACCGCCTCGTCCGTCGAGGCCGCCTCGCGGAAGTCCACCAGAGGGATGCCGAAGCAGTCCAGCAGTTCGGCCACATCACGATCGGCGAGCCAGCCGCAGTCGGTGGCTCCCCGGCGCAGAGCCGAGACGACGATGCCGTGGGCGCGTTCGTCGTCGACCCCGTCCGGACGGCGCGGCTCGGACACCGGGAGCTTCAGCCAGCGCGCGTACCCCCACACCCGCTGCAGGGCACGGACCGCGCGATCCGGATCGGGGAGCGAGGGCACAGAACCGAACGCGGGCATGCCGTCGGAGCCGTTCACCGCCAGGAGTTCCGGGATGCCGTTCTCGCCGGCGAAGGTCGTCACGATCGGCTTGGCGCAGGTGTAGGCGACCGCCCGCAGCGGCGCCGCGAACGGCTCCATCGGAATGGGGACCGGCGGCACCACCAGCGCCACCACCGCGTCGACGTCGGGATCGGCCATCACCTCGGCCAGTGCCGCGGCGAACTCGTCCGGATCGGCCGACGGTCCGAGGATCTCGGTCCGTGTCGCCGTCAGGCCGCCGGACCGCGCGGCATCCACCGCGAGCCGGCCCAGCGGGGCGCTCGTGCTGATCACCGCCACCCTCGGCCCGGCCGGCAGCGGCTGGTGGCAGAGCACCGTCGCGCAGTCGAACATCTCCACGATCGAATCGACCGCGATCACCCCGGCCTGGCCGAACACGTTCGCCGCGACCGTGTTGTCGATGGCGGGTGCGTCGCCATGCGCATCCGGGCGATCGATGCGGCTGCTGCGCACGACCACGATCGGCTTGAACCTGGCCATCCGGCGTGCCAGGTGCATGAACTTGCGCGGGTTGCCGAGCGACTCCAGATACAACAGGACCAGATCGGTGTCCGGATCGGAGTCCCAGTACTGCAGCAGGTCGTTGGCCGACACGTCGGCGCGATTGCCGGCCGAGACGAACGTCGACAGGCCCAGCCTGCGTGTGGCGGCCTCCCTCAGCACCAGCGCTCCCAGCGGGTCGGACTGGCAGAAGAAGCCGGCCCGCCCCCAGCCGGGCAGTTCCGGCGCGAGCGTCGCGTTCATGGAGACCGCGGGGTCGTTGTTGCCGATGCCCAGCGCGTTGGGACCGACCAGCCGCATGCCGTGAGCGCGAGCCTCCCGGACCAGCCGGCGCTGGGCCGCATAGCCGTCGGCGTCGGAGTCGGCGAAACCCGCCGAGAGCACGACGAGGCCCTTGACGCCCTTGTCGAGGCAGTCGTCGAGCACCTCGTCGATGTCGGATGCCGGCACCGCGACGATCGCGAGGTCGACCCGGTCCGGGATGTCCCGCACGCTCGGGAACGCCCGGACGCCGAGCACCGCGCCGCGCCCGGCGTTCACCGGGAAGATCGGCCCGGTGTAGCCGCCCTGCAACAGGTTCGCCAGTACCGCGTGCCCCACCTTGCCCTCGGTCGGAGACGCGCCGATCACCGCGATCGACCGCGGCGAGAGCAGATTCCGGACGCTGCGCGCCTCCGATGCGCGCTCCCGCGCGTTGCGCACCTGCAGAAGTGCTTCGCTGGGGTCGATGGCGAATTCGAGCTCGATGATCTCGCCGTCGTCCGTGCCGTTCACCTGGTAGCCGGCATCTTTGAACACGCGCACCATGCTCGGGTTCTCGGCGAGCACGTAGGCCTCGAAGCGCTCGATCCCGTTCTCTGCGGCGGCACCGGCCAGGTGCTCCAACAGCACCGACCCGAGGCCGCGCCGCTGGTGCTCGTCGGCGACGGTGAAGGCGACCTCGGCCGAGGTCGAATCGGGACTGCCCTCGTAGACGCCCACGGCGATGATCTCGTCGCCGAGCAGCCCGACCAGGCTCACGCGGTACCGGTTGTCGACGTGCGTCGCCCGGTAGACCTCTGCGGCCTCGAGCTTCTCGTGCGGCTCGAAGTACCGGAGGAATCGGGTCTCCTCGGAGAGCTTCGAGTGGAACTGGACCAGCTTGAAGGCGTCGTCCGGCTCGATCGGCCGCAGGTGGATCACCCCGCCGTCGGCGGCGAGCACGTCGGCGCGCCAATCCTCGGGGTAGCTGGACCGCTGCTCCCCCTCGGAATGCGGCGCGGCGACACCCTCGTGGTCCCCGGCGGTCACGACGGATCGTCCGGGTCCAGGCCGTGCAGCGGGAACACCGCCCGGCGGGTGGCTTCGATCGCCTCGTCCACGGCGGCGGCGCGATCTGCCGGGTCGGCGTCTCCGGTCTCTCGCGGCCCGGACCACGGTTCGACGACGAGGTCGGCGCCGTCACCCATCGTCGCGGGCAGTTCGTCGTCGGGAAGCAGGGAGCGGACGTGGCGGTGCCACGACCCGGGTACCGGAGTGGACACCTCCACCGGCCGGTCCAGCACGACGCCGAGCAGGTGGGTCCAGGCCCGCGGCACCACGCGGACCAGCTCGTATCCGCCGCCGCCCACGGCGAGCCAACGGCCCCCGGCGTACCTGTCGGCGAGTGCGCGCATGGCCAGGAACGCGGCGCGCTGACCGTCGACCGTCATCTCCAATTGCGCCAGCGGATCCTCCCGATGTGTGTCGACGCCGCACTGGCTGACGATGATCTGCGGTTCGAAGGCTTCGATCACCGCGGGAACCACCGCACCGAAGGCTCGGAGCCACAGCGCGTCGTCGGTGCCCGGCGGCAGCGGCAGGTTCACCACCGTGCCGGCGCTGCGCCCCTCCCCGACGTCGGATGCAGGCCCGGTCGCCGGCCACAGCGTCGCGGGATCCTGATGGACCGACAGCGTCATCACGCGCGGGTCGTCGTAGAACGCCCGCT harbors:
- the iolC gene encoding 5-dehydro-2-deoxygluconokinase, with translation MTTPAPYDLVTVGRIGVDIYPLQDGVGLEEVETFGKYLGGSAANVAVAGARHGLRTAIVTATGDDAFGRYLHRELGRLGVDDRFVGTVSGLNTPVTFCEIFPPDDFPLYFYREPIAPDLTLEAGDLDLDAIANARIYWSTVTGLSREPSRAAHHVAWEARARERVSEADRSARAARTILDLDYRPMFWNSAQEASEEVGKALDHVTIAIGNKEECEVAVGETEPDRAADALLERGLELAVVKQGPKGVLAKTRDERVEVPPYFVDVVNGLGAGDSFGGAFCYGLLQGWDLERILRFANVAGAIVASRRECSTAMPTTDEVENILEELDS
- a CDS encoding GntR family transcriptional regulator, translating into MTRVSPTEIDVELDRLSPVPLYFQLAQAMEHAIVAGQLQPGDRIENEIDLAKRLNMSRPTARQAIQALVDKGLLVRKRGVGTQVVRNEVHRAVELTSLYEDLADAHRTPTTELLDYRLGPADTEVADELGVDHDAPVVEMRRLRLADGEPIAILTNFLPADFAPAPDELSQKGLYQCLRSRGLTIQLARQRIGARIAEGDEARLLHEEEGCAVLTMQRVAFNEMGKAIELGRHVYRSSLYFFDVSVHSR
- a CDS encoding bifunctional acetate--CoA ligase family protein/GNAT family N-acetyltransferase, with product MTAGDHEGVAAPHSEGEQRSSYPEDWRADVLAADGGVIHLRPIEPDDAFKLVQFHSKLSEETRFLRYFEPHEKLEAAEVYRATHVDNRYRVSLVGLLGDEIIAVGVYEGSPDSTSAEVAFTVADEHQRRGLGSVLLEHLAGAAAENGIERFEAYVLAENPSMVRVFKDAGYQVNGTDDGEIIELEFAIDPSEALLQVRNARERASEARSVRNLLSPRSIAVIGASPTEGKVGHAVLANLLQGGYTGPIFPVNAGRGAVLGVRAFPSVRDIPDRVDLAIVAVPASDIDEVLDDCLDKGVKGLVVLSAGFADSDADGYAAQRRLVREARAHGMRLVGPNALGIGNNDPAVSMNATLAPELPGWGRAGFFCQSDPLGALVLREAATRRLGLSTFVSAGNRADVSANDLLQYWDSDPDTDLVLLYLESLGNPRKFMHLARRMARFKPIVVVRSSRIDRPDAHGDAPAIDNTVAANVFGQAGVIAVDSIVEMFDCATVLCHQPLPAGPRVAVISTSAPLGRLAVDAARSGGLTATRTEILGPSADPDEFAAALAEVMADPDVDAVVALVVPPVPIPMEPFAAPLRAVAYTCAKPIVTTFAGENGIPELLAVNGSDGMPAFGSVPSLPDPDRAVRALQRVWGYARWLKLPVSEPRRPDGVDDERAHGIVVSALRRGATDCGWLADRDVAELLDCFGIPLVDFREAASTDEAVAGAEELGYPVALKATSEGWRNRPDMRGVRLDLDRPREVRRAYTDLAADSGSPRVHVQRMAAKGIGCVLSVHDDPSFGSVISFGLSGMITELLGDRAFRALPLGPDDARQLIAAPRAAPLLAGVAHTEPADTEALADIAERVSALCERIPEIRELRLEPILASAGGAAVLAGHVRIDTAPRRRGIDPRRIT
- a CDS encoding acetoin utilization protein AcuC, yielding MNQLPAPPADHGRSAGAVVWTPRYLDYTWSPYHPMNPARLDLTMRLSAALGLLDEVEFVDPGIVSDGELLRVHAPAYVEAVRAAVPSYGEEPDEFGLGGDDNPVFERMHDAASAIVGGTLQAAQEIATGRVNRAVSIGGGMHHAMPDSAAGFCVYNDIAVAISWLLDNGYSRVAYIDVDAHHGDGVQRAFYDDPRVMTLSVHQDPATLWPATGPASDVGEGRSAGTVVNLPLPPGTDDALWLRAFGAVVPAVIEAFEPQIIVSQCGVDTHREDPLAQLEMTVDGQRAAFLAMRALADRYAGGRWLAVGGGGYELVRVVPRAWTHLLGVVLDRPVEVSTPVPGSWHRHVRSLLPDDELPATMGDGADLVVEPWSGPRETGDADPADRAAAVDEAIEATRRAVFPLHGLDPDDPS